The Musa acuminata AAA Group cultivar baxijiao chromosome BXJ3-6, Cavendish_Baxijiao_AAA, whole genome shotgun sequence region GGGCAGGTGAACCCCTCGGGAGCTGTGGATCCGGGCCTCCTCTACGAGATCAACACCAATGACTACACCGGCTACCTCTGCGGCCTCGGCTACAGCAACAAGGAAGTCACGGTGCTCGTCGGGCGCAAAGTCAAGTGCTCCAACGTCCATCCCATCCACGCCCAGCAGCTGAACTGCCCCTCCCTCGCCGTCCGTCTATCTCGCAACAACAGGGAGGTGATCACCCTCAAACGAACCGCGAAGAACGTGGGCGACGTGGCCGAGGACTACCGTGCCCAGATCACGGCGCCGCCGGGGGTGACGGTGGAGCTCTCCGCGTACGAGCTTCGTTTCTGGAGGCCCGGCCAAGAGGCGAGCTTCCAAATCAGAGTAAGCGTCAACTCCACAGAGTCCGCAGGAAACAGCTCCTTCTCCGGAGGCAAGCTCGAGTGGATCTCGGACAAGCACGTGGTGACGTGCCCCATGGCCATCTCATGGACGTGAAGTGCATGCGCTCGCCATGCACGTACGAAATGACTGCGCTTCCATTCCTTGCAATAAATGTCGAATAACTGCAACAACACACTGCTGGTTGCTTACACTTCCTGTGAATGTTACTTCATTTTGCTCATCTTTTCTATGGATTAATGCATCATCATGGTTGATATGAGATACTAAGCCTCAATTTTCATGGAGAATTTAGTATATTTACCAGCACGAGCAGCAGAGAAGTATAAATCTACTCTTTTGAAGTTTACTTATCATGTTCCTTAAAAGTTAATGACTCGATAAACTATTTCTTTGAAGCTCATGTTGCCTAAATCTGCTTGTGTCTGAAAATATAGTAACCACAAATTAAATGTATGAAACAATGAATTGATAGGAAAACAATCTCAATTCTCCCAGTGAGGTATATTCTTACAATGCATGTCAGGTATCAAGACAACAATGTATTTAAGACTGTATCCATGTGGTGTTTCACAAAATCACATAAAAATGTAGTGCATCAATTAACGTAGCTGTTAAAAGCCTTGAAACTTTATAGCAAGATTTTATGGATGGTGGCTAATTTTAATAATCTTTAACTGATATAACATAAAGCCGTAATGTTTTAATTATTTCGAATTCAGTTACATGGGTCATTTATTATTGATTTCTTATTGATATTGTCATCCTAATTCCTAAATATCATTTTTCCCGTTATAATCCTTATTATAACGCAACGATCTCCACTATTCAACCGGGTTCAACTTCTATCGTCCGTAGGATCTTCTTGCCGTACATGGAATCACCTCCCTCCGATGTGGATCCAACGGACATGATCTGGATGATCAATGTAGTGCCTCGGATACAGGTTAGGTTAAGATGTTCCAAGGCCATCCGCAAACGTCCGTGGTTTGGAGTCTGGCCTCTCACCGGGTGTCATCGGTTAACCGCGGTCCTACCTCGCTCACAAGATAAAGATATTTGCTTGACGGGTTCTACTTTAACCCCATCATATACCTGTTTGTTCAGTGGTGATTTGTCCTTGGTTGTGTGGGACCCGGATGAGTAATCTCAAATGATCCATGACTTAGGTAAGTCAATCGGTAAACGAAAATGAATAAGCgagtatttttattatatatgtgGAAAATAGACGCTATCGTGGTGGCTTCGACGACGTTATCTGTTTACCCTAATCTCACTCTTTACCCGTTTGCCGTCGCCCGGCCTCTTCGTCTCCTCCTTCGACTGCTCCCTTTCTTGCATCGATACCCTAGAAATCGATCCTCTTCGTTCCGATACTCTGGGATTTACTTCTGGAAATCCTTTCTCATCATCATCCTGTAAATTTTCTTGACCGACCACCCGTCGCCGGCCTTTGCAATCCCCGTGATTCGATTTCTTCTGATCTTTCCCCCAGTCGTAAATTTGGTTCCCTGCAAAAAATCTCGCTTTTTAGGAGATCTCATCAGAACTCGTTGCTAAAATCGAACCATTTGGTTGATTGTTTGTTACACTTCATCGAAGTGTGGATCTTGAGAAACTCGATCCCTGTTCTTTGATTTGTTGTGTAAGAGGTTATATAGTTCCGGGGTTCTTGAATCCGTGAGATTTGGGAGCTTCTGCGGATTTTTTTTCCATTGAGGTGGTCTTTTGCAGAACTTGAAACCGTAGGTTGGATCTGTATTAGCGTTGCGCAGGGAGAGATGGCTGGCGGTGGAAGCAGGAGGGACGATGGGCCCTTGAAGATTAACAGCACCAACGTTTTCGCAGCGCTCGAAAcccttaagaagaagaagaaatcgaaCAAAGAGACTAAGAGCAAGGCGGGATCGTCCAAGAGCCAGGCGAAGGAGCCGGAGCCGCAGGTGTTTTGGACTCCGACACCATTAACGTCAACATCTTGGGCCGATGTTGACGATGACGATGATTACTTTGCGACCACAGCGCCTCCCCAGTCCGTCTGGGGGTCGTCGGAGCAACAGCAGAACAAAGAATCTGTTGCAGTCGTAGAGGAGGTTTGTGCAATAAACTTGTTTGTCCATATGGCTACTTGTGTTGTAGATTATAATTGTCGAAGTAGTTGTTTTTTCAGCAGTTTTTTCAACTTCATGAcatgaattataattttttcGGGTGGTTCAATATAAATATGTTTGAATTATGAGCTTTAGAATAGTTGAATACAAATTTATCTGATATACGAATTCCCATTTCGGGACTTTGGTGCGTAAGTTATCTTCAAAGTCAGTCTCCTAGGGAGATGGTAGAAACGACTTGACTTGGTGACTTGGTCTGGGCCTGAAGGAGGTGCAGGAACTGAGATCAACCCGAACCTGAGTCTCAATACCGATGGAAGGAGTAGAGGGTTCCCAAAGTGCCGAGATGCATTGCTGTGTGCCTCCAATGCCTCTGCGAAGAAAGATTGTTGGATTTTTTTGAATCGCGGTCCCAATGCCTTAGTAGCCTTAGATGGTAGGATTCCAAGGTGGAGAATAGAGAGAGTCTCGATTGAGAAGGAAAAGAACATCCTTTTTATAGTCAGGGCCTCTTTACTAGTgataaagaaaatattctctaaatcattcttGATTGGTAGAATATTTTTTTGTCGTTTTGGGTGATGTGGCATATTTGAAATGACTGATTTTGTTGTTATCTACCACATCGATGTCCACATGTCTGTGTTCCCAAAAGATAATTTTTCCCTAATCAGTTTAATATCTTAAATTCATGTAAGAATGATTACGATTAAGAACCTTTTATCAGATTAAATACTTGCTGCCTGTATAATATCTATCTTGCAAGCTGTTTGTTTCTGCATCATGTTCACAATATTTTATTCTTTCCAACTGCATGAATTATTCTCTTCTTTGCAGCTTAAATGTGGTGCCGTGTTATGTAGCAGATTAAGTTGTATATTAATTTTGTGATTTCATTGTAATTTCTTATTTGTTAATATATCCTTTTGGTTAAtattgaattttgtcataaattttgatttataaccgGATTTTCATTATCTATTCTAAACTTCTCATGGTCAAGTCAGTTTTGTTGTACTTTTACTTAACCCTTTCATGAAGAATTAATTTGTTTTTTTgtgtaaattaattattatttgtaaTCCAAGCACAACTCTCAGTTGGAAATTGTAGATCAATGTTTTAGCATATTTTTCCTATCGAGTGGAGAGCTGGTGGCAGAAAAAGGAAGGCATATTGTCACATCATTCTAGTTAGTTCTGCTTATCTAGACAAGGTTGTTTGGTAAATATTATCTATGTTTAGTTTTAGGTCAAATTTGATATCTCATTTCATGAGAAGAGATGAACATTATAAGAATGGACATGATTATTGCTCGGGGGATTTCTTCACTAGTGATTAGAGTTAATGATTGTGAAGTTATACCTGGAGAAAGCTTAATTAGTCTACACAGGTTATACCTGGAGAATTCACTAGTGATTTCTTAAGAGTATTTGATGCCTTGAGAAAGCTTGATTAATCTACACAAGTTAATAGTATCAGATGTATGTTTTGGGAAATGGAAGGGGGAAAACAGCAAATAGTTATGTAATAATTAGACTGTGGAGTTTCAAAGATGGTAATATAAGGTTTTCTAAAGTAGGATGGAGAAGGAAGCCATGTGGACTTTGAAGTCTTTTAAGATTATGCTCATGACAAACTAGATTCTTGGATAACTGAAGGTAGAGGTGTAGTCTTTAAGAGAGAGTTGGTGATGGAGTGTAGAAGATTAAAAAGCAATCACTACAAAAGGAACATGTTAATATTTGCAAAAGTTACAAAAATAAGGAGAGGTTTAGAAAATTAGTAGCAAAAAAAAAGTGAGAGAGAGAAAGCCATAAGTTTGACAAAATCCTTGACTTATAGTTCTTATAGTAATCTAGGTTTTAAAGATGAGAAAAAAAACATTTAACTGAATTGATAAAATTAGTGAAAAGAAGAGATTTGGATAACTTAAGATGTAAAAGGATGAAGACTTTAAGGTACTTGTTAATCATATGAAGATTAATAAGAAAAATatgtatataaattatttaacaaTCATTTTATAGTTAATTTGATTTTAGATATAGTGAGTAGCGGTAAAATTAAAAATCATAGATTGGTTCCTAAAACTATAATAAATGAGATAAAGGAAGATTTAAAGAGGTTGACACTAGGGAAAAATATAGGGGTTGGTGGCATCCCTTTTGAGGTTTAAATGAGACTAGCAGATCAAGAGTGGTTTAAGTGAGTAGTTTATTTTAGAAAATTGAGGATTACAAAGGTGTTGGATGAATGAAGAAAAGGTTTCTTAGTATGAATTTATAAGAATAGGAGAGATATATACCAGGAAGTTTTGATTATGAAGGGATTAAATGAATGAGTCACACTATGAACATTTGGGAAAGTGTGACTGAAGAAAGAATAAGATGTCGAACACGTATTGTCGAAAATCAATTTGGTTGTGTATCTCTAAGATCAACTGTAGGTGCTTCTACTTTATCGAGGTAATCAATGACAAAAAATACAGAGAtaagaaaattgatttttttgCATCTTCATAGACTTGGAAAACCCTACAATACAGTTATGAGTGATTTATTGTggtgattttttttaaaagaaaagagTACCTAGTATTATGGGGATGTTCCAAAGAATATATAAGATAGACTAGTCAATGATGTTAGAAATATAGGGAGTGTTTCTGGTGGGTTTTCATATAATTATAGGATTGAATCTAGGGTCACCTTGagtctttattttttttcacatTGGTAACGGATAAATCTACTATTTGTATACAAGATATTTGAAGTAAGTTAAGTTGAGATTAACTTCAAGCCTGATTATGGAGGCAAACCATTGAAACTAAAGGATTTAGATTGAGTAGGTCTAGGATTGaataaatgaaatgtaatgtgaaCAATACTAAGAAAAAATTGAGGATGTCACAAGAATGGATGATGTAGAAGTTTTGATAAGGAAAAGTGTATATCTTGGATCTTTTGTTCAATAAAAATGAGAGATTGATGAAGACTTTATCATGGAGTATAAACTAAGTGGTTAATCATCATGTTTTCCTTAGACTAGAAGAAAAATTTTGTAAAACAGTTATAAAACCAACTATATGGATTAATGTGTTGGATAGTTAAGAAATAACATGTACAAAGTTATTATAGTTGACATAAGAATGTTGAGATAGATGTATGGAGTTAtgagagaagataaaaataaaaaattgttttcatccaataacaataataacaaatAAGTGTAGCCTTAGCAGAGGATAAAGTGAGGAAAAATTGTCTAAGATGATACAAAAATGTTCAATTGAGACCTTTAAATCTGTTGATAAGATGATATGGCAATTAGGATTAGTGTTGTAAGGAGAGGTAGGAGGAGACTTGAGAAGACTATTAGAAATAGTAGGAAGATTTGCATGCCCTTGATTCACCTAGAGATATAATATTATATAGATTGCAATGGTAGGAAGAGATCTATATAAATTACCCTAAATAGCTGGGACATTACAGCAACTTCTTGTTGTCCAAAGCTTTTGCTTCATGGTCTTGAGAGCTAAGCAAGCCCTTGTTACAATGTTGTCACATCTATTACATGGTTATCCGTATCATGGGTATAATTATGTGTTGTTCTATTTTGTCTAATTTCTCTCAACAGCGTGATGCTTTATCTATTAATTTAGTTCCGGATGTCTAATATTAATGTTGTTGGATATGAACACGCACTTAAATACttaatgttctttttcttttgcaaTTAATACAAAGTCTACCATATGAGTGAAATATGTTATGCAATTGTAAGGAAATTTTGAGTACACCGTTTTGTGCTTAAGACAAGTTTTTCTTTCGAGCCTTGCTTCAATGAGGCCTGTTGTGGGCCTGTGCTTTTGGTTGTGCCATGCCCTTTGGCTCCAAGAGAACTTAGCACATCAATGCTCCTCATACCATTTTTAATTGTGGATATCTATGGTTTACAAGTTTGATTGCAAATTTATTAACAAATTATTGTTTATAATGTAATGTTTAATAATgtgttttaaagatttttttagttTAACTGTCattaatttactttagaatcttcaaGACTTGTTGTCTTTGTGGATTTGTTTAGGAAAGTGAAAGCGAGGATAATGGTCTTGATAGCGGTGAAGATGACGTTGAAGAGGAACCTGAAATTGAACCTGAGATTGCTTTTGCAAGTGAGCCAATAATAGAGAAACCTGCGCCTGTTTCAGTACCTGCGAAAGATGCAGAAAGGCAGCTATCAAAGAAGGAGCTTAAGAAAAAGGAAATGGAAGAACTTGATGCAATTCTAAATGAGCTTGGCATTTCCGGCAAAGACGGCAATTCTGCACAAGATGAGGCAAATGGTAGACTTTTACATTCAGTAGAATGAGATATTACAGTATATATGAAATTGGTTCatgcatatataatatacatCTATATACATACACATGCAGTCAATGTTGTCTTGTTTAACATGCATATATATACCTCTTTTAGTTTGTACAAATGATAATCTAGTAATTGTTTCTGTGATGAATGTGTATTTCCTGCTAAAATTTCCTCGATCTGTCAATTTTCTCAGATAAGAAACAACAGGAGCATAGTGGTGATggagagaaaaaggaaaacacaGGTGCTCCTTCAGAAAGCAAAagttcaaagaaaaagaaggccaaaaaagataaatcttccAAGGACACCAAGGAACAAGAGGAACAGCTTGCAGATCTCAATAATAACAAGAAACCAGATGAAGTCGCTGAACCTGGAGAAGAGGATACACCTACGGTTGATATGAAGGAGAGGCTAAAGAAAGTGGCTTCCTCTAAGAAGAAGAAATCGAACAAAGAGATGGATGCTGCCGCAAAAGCTGCTGCTGTCGAGGCAGCCGCGAGGAGTGCGAGGCTTGCAGCtgcaaagaagaaggagaagagccaCTACAATCAACAGCCAGTGCGGTAATGTTCCTCTCTTCTACTATTATGAGAAGCCACTACAAATGTTTTCGCCGAACTCTAAAAAATAAGTAATGGGATGCCCGTAAATGACCTGATCATATCACTACCGATCTCTTTTGATTAGACTGTAGGCTGTTCCGATCCTTTTTGTCGTCCTTATATCTCATGTAACGAATTGTTTTGGTATTTTAATGATCAGTATCTCATGGACATTTGCGATTTCAGCTAGTTTCCAATGCTTGCGCCTTTGCCTCCGGTTTCCTTTGACGGCCGCAAAAAGAACCAGTAGGTTGTGGGTGCCAATCTCTTTTGTTCTCTTAGCAGAGGCCACCAATTTGTTGTTCTTCAGTACATGGCCATCATATCTCATGATCATAGCCGAGACATTCCCATACTTGTCTTGCTGACAATTATTCTATCTGTGGTGGTCACTGAAAACTAGTTTTTaggttttttttaaatataaaattattatatatctaaaatatttctaTTATACTCATTCATCAAAACTCTCTACTTCTTATCATCACGATTTTAGCGATGAGCCACTAATCCTTGGATAATACTAACAATAGTGGCATAGAATTTGTTGTTAGAGATTCTGATGGGAGGTGTAAATTTATTATTGCATCTGATTCCAAGTTAACATTTTGACCAAGAATGTTTTCTGAACATTCATTCATCCGATCATGTATCATCCGAAATATTCTAGTCTAAGATGGTTACACGTATACAATCTGTATTTTCAAGTTGTATGTTCTATTGGGCGATGACATCATACAATATGTGTTTCACAAGccaaaagtgatcataaaacctaACTAAAAACATAAATAAACTAAAGAACATAGACAATAccaaaagtgatcataaaacctaACCAAAAGCATAAATAAAACCACAATCATAAATAAACTAAAGAAACAATACCAAAAGTGATCATAAATAAACTGAAGAGCATAGACGACATCAAAAGTGATCATAAAATCTAACCAAAAACATAAATAcaatcataattataaataaACTGAAGAACATTAAACTAATATACATACACGACATAAAAAATGATTCAAACCAAAAACATACATAAACCGAAGAACATAGACGACAACCGATATGTATATTGGTatcgaaatttataaaaatactaataaaaatattaagactaaaactcatcaaaaaaaaaaaaattgattatatgagaatgaatcgaaattattctaccatatcaaatctagaaccttgattcttcccagaatttgtgttacattttgatgtatataagattaaaccgtggatcataccaatcaaattatttctttctaatatttattatgaaaataataataatcaaaatcaaaatgaaaataatattagttaaaatcaaaataaaaaaatattagtcaaaatcaaaataaaaaaatattagtcaaagtcAAAATCAAAATCGATACATGTGCTTGAATCGAAAACGTGGAGGAACAAGCAAGAAACCTGCCGTGGTTCACGTGTTTCACATCAGTTACTCATCGATTTCGTAGCACCCTCCACCTTTCCCAGCGAGCCAGCCGATTCAACTCAGTTCCTCACTCGGAAGCCACCACCTTCCCCGGCGACCCGATTCAACTCATACTCCATCGACTCCCTCGCACCTCAGACACAACCAATTATTATGCGGGAGAGAGTTTGATTGCACATCAAcctattattattgaattatatCTGTCATCATTTTTTGCGTATATCTTTCTCATATGCATCCATATCAATGAgtttgtaaattacacaaatgacaaTTTTATTGGTGACCCCACCTGTTACACGTGACCGATCCAAAACCACATCGATTGCACATGACCGACAGGGCCACACGTGATTAATACAATTGAGTTTTCAGCATATATCGAGTCGATAAATGTGGGTTCCCGAATCGACGTACCCGAGAATGACGTATGACCATCCTCACAATCAT contains the following coding sequences:
- the LOC103987023 gene encoding uncharacterized protein LOC103987023; this encodes MAGGGSRRDDGPLKINSTNVFAALETLKKKKKSNKETKSKAGSSKSQAKEPEPQVFWTPTPLTSTSWADVDDDDDYFATTAPPQSVWGSSEQQQNKESVAVVEEESESEDNGLDSGEDDVEEEPEIEPEIAFASEPIIEKPAPVSVPAKDAERQLSKKELKKKEMEELDAILNELGISGKDGNSAQDEANDKKQQEHSGDGEKKENTGAPSESKSSKKKKAKKDKSSKDTKEQEEQLADLNNNKKPDEVAEPGEEDTPTVDMKERLKKVASSKKKKSNKEMDAAAKAAAVEAAARSARLAAAKKKEKSHYNQQPVR